A window of Chitinophaga sp. MM2321 contains these coding sequences:
- a CDS encoding Gfo/Idh/MocA family oxidoreductase: MDHFNINRRRFLKGATATLALSALGASALDFINPAKPLRVALIGTGWYGKSDLFRLIQVAPVRVIALCDVDKKQLAEAAAMVSKRQASHETPRLYADYRKMLSENELDIVLIGTPDHWHALQAIEAMKAGANVYVQKPISVDVMEGEAMVAAARKYNKVVQVGTQRKSTPHLIDAKKNIVDAGLLGKISHVEMCCYYHMRNNGNPPVQAVPDFLDYEMWTGPAPMRPYDGIPHVRWWRTFMEYGNGIMGDMCIHMFDTVRWMLQLGWPKRISSTGGIYVQKEGKSNISDTQSAIFEYEDLNCVWQHRTWGTPADPEYPWAFKLYGEKGTLEASTMQYDFIPVGDGKPIHKDVVYEKEKYPEDLTEPAIELNAAPATRLHMLNFLGAIANGGRPIADIEEGHISTASCILANLSMQTGRPLIYDPKQRIIVGDSAATGLLQRPYRGPWQHPDPAAFLRV; encoded by the coding sequence ATGGACCATTTCAATATCAATCGCAGGCGTTTCCTGAAAGGGGCTACTGCCACGCTTGCACTTTCCGCGTTGGGCGCCAGCGCCTTGGATTTTATCAATCCTGCTAAACCACTTCGTGTGGCATTAATAGGTACCGGCTGGTATGGTAAAAGTGATCTGTTTCGGTTGATCCAGGTGGCGCCGGTCAGGGTGATTGCTTTGTGTGATGTTGATAAAAAGCAGCTGGCAGAAGCAGCGGCTATGGTAAGCAAACGGCAGGCATCCCATGAAACGCCGCGCCTCTATGCCGACTACCGCAAAATGTTGTCTGAAAATGAACTGGACATTGTACTGATCGGTACACCGGATCACTGGCATGCCTTGCAAGCCATTGAAGCCATGAAAGCCGGTGCAAACGTATATGTACAAAAACCTATCAGTGTAGACGTAATGGAGGGAGAAGCAATGGTAGCCGCAGCACGCAAATACAATAAAGTAGTACAGGTAGGTACGCAACGAAAAAGTACGCCTCACCTGATAGACGCGAAAAAGAACATTGTAGACGCCGGCCTTTTAGGCAAAATATCGCATGTGGAAATGTGCTGCTACTATCATATGCGTAACAACGGCAACCCGCCGGTACAGGCAGTACCTGATTTCCTGGACTATGAGATGTGGACAGGCCCCGCACCGATGCGGCCTTATGATGGAATACCACATGTCCGCTGGTGGCGCACCTTTATGGAATATGGTAATGGTATTATGGGGGATATGTGCATTCATATGTTCGACACCGTACGCTGGATGCTGCAACTGGGCTGGCCCAAACGGATCAGTTCTACCGGTGGTATTTATGTACAGAAAGAAGGTAAGTCAAACATTTCCGATACACAATCCGCCATCTTTGAATATGAAGATCTCAACTGTGTATGGCAGCACCGTACCTGGGGTACACCCGCTGATCCCGAATATCCATGGGCTTTTAAATTGTATGGAGAGAAAGGTACACTGGAAGCCAGCACCATGCAATACGATTTTATTCCGGTAGGTGATGGTAAGCCCATTCATAAAGATGTGGTATATGAAAAAGAGAAATATCCCGAGGATCTTACAGAACCAGCTATTGAATTGAATGCGGCGCCTGCCACAAGATTGCACATGCTCAACTTCCTGGGCGCCATCGCGAATGGCGGTCGCCCTATTGCCGATATCGAAGAAGGACATATTTCTACTGCCAGTTGTATCCTCGCCAATTTGTCGATGCAAACCGGCCGGCCACTGATATATGATCCCAAACAACGTATCATCGTTGGCGATAGTGCTGCCACTGGTTTGTTACAGCGACCTTACCGTGGCCCCTGGCAACACCCTGATCCGGCGGCATTCCTGCGGGTGTAA